A stretch of the Agromyces larvae genome encodes the following:
- a CDS encoding helix-turn-helix transcriptional regulator, which produces METWEFGRAVRRWRDRVPPEAVGIPTSGRRRASGLRREELAGLAGISVDYLTRLEQGRATSPSEQVVESLARALRLGDAEREHLFRLAGRAAPGSGVVPTRLSPSVQRLLDRFTGIPVAVYDAAWTLVVANAAYDALMGPTSALRGNERNGVWRNAVGPGSRARQTPEERDDQVAALVADLRVTAARYPHDGRLRRLVAELRAASPRFAELWEGGTDSPPAVQSRHKIIDHPDVGPIALDCDILVVTGDDLRIMMYTAEPGSADADRLQLAIVLGTQSLTETTQPTGRQPTSSARAGSERRRGAPE; this is translated from the coding sequence ATGGAGACGTGGGAGTTCGGGCGTGCCGTTCGGCGCTGGCGCGACCGTGTCCCGCCCGAGGCCGTCGGGATCCCCACGAGTGGTCGGCGTCGAGCATCGGGGCTGCGCCGGGAGGAGCTCGCCGGCCTCGCCGGCATCTCGGTCGACTATCTGACGCGTCTCGAGCAGGGCCGGGCCACGTCGCCGTCGGAGCAGGTCGTCGAGTCGCTCGCCCGCGCACTGCGGCTCGGCGACGCCGAGCGCGAGCACCTCTTCCGCCTCGCAGGCCGGGCCGCACCGGGTTCCGGCGTCGTTCCCACGCGGCTCTCCCCGAGCGTGCAGCGGCTGCTCGACCGCTTCACCGGTATCCCCGTCGCCGTCTACGACGCCGCCTGGACACTCGTCGTCGCCAACGCAGCCTACGACGCCCTCATGGGCCCCACCTCGGCGCTTCGCGGGAACGAACGGAACGGCGTGTGGCGCAACGCCGTCGGCCCGGGCTCGCGTGCGAGACAGACGCCCGAGGAGCGCGACGACCAGGTCGCCGCCCTCGTCGCCGATCTGCGAGTCACGGCGGCGCGTTACCCCCACGACGGGCGATTGCGCAGGCTCGTCGCCGAGTTGCGCGCCGCGAGTCCGAGGTTCGCCGAACTCTGGGAGGGCGGCACCGACTCGCCGCCGGCCGTGCAATCCCGCCACAAGATCATCGACCACCCCGACGTCGGCCCCATCGCCCTCGACTGCGACATCCTCGTCGTCACCGGCGACGACCTGCGCATCATGATGTACACCGCCGAGCCCGGCTCCGCCGACGCTGATCGCCTGCAACTGGCCATCGTGCTCGGCACGCAGTCGCTCACCGAGACGACGCAGCCGACCGGACGGCAGCCGACGTCATCCGCCCGCGCCGGATCCGAGCGTCGGCGCGGCGCCCCAGAGTGA
- a CDS encoding SDR family NAD(P)-dependent oxidoreductase, with product MTTTLITGANKGLGKETARALIAAGHTVWIGTRDETRGRETAGEVGGRFVQLDVTDDASVAAAFATVAAAGTGLDVLVNNAGIAKRNGGASTSEDLDGPSVLEVFDTNAVGIVRVTEQALPLLKQSANPVVVNVSSALGSFWATHEPSRPASHFVSLVYGSSKAAVSMLTVQYAKAHPDVKFNAVEPGITATELGGGDPGSHPGRPAAVSARIVADLATIGPDGPTGTFREDGGVLGW from the coding sequence ATGACAACCACCCTCATCACCGGGGCGAACAAGGGCCTCGGCAAGGAAACCGCCCGTGCCCTCATCGCAGCGGGGCATACGGTCTGGATCGGCACCCGAGACGAGACCCGCGGCCGCGAGACGGCCGGCGAAGTCGGCGGACGCTTCGTACAGCTCGACGTCACGGATGACGCGTCCGTCGCCGCCGCGTTCGCGACCGTCGCAGCCGCCGGCACCGGCCTGGACGTGCTCGTCAACAATGCCGGTATCGCCAAGCGCAACGGCGGCGCGAGCACGAGCGAAGACCTCGATGGGCCGAGCGTGCTGGAAGTGTTCGACACGAACGCGGTCGGCATCGTTCGGGTGACCGAGCAGGCCCTGCCGTTGCTGAAGCAGTCCGCCAACCCGGTCGTGGTGAACGTGTCGAGCGCGCTGGGATCGTTCTGGGCGACGCACGAGCCGTCCCGTCCCGCGTCGCACTTCGTGTCGCTCGTCTACGGCTCCAGCAAGGCGGCCGTCTCGATGCTCACCGTCCAGTACGCCAAGGCGCACCCCGACGTGAAGTTCAACGCGGTCGAGCCCGGCATCACGGCCACCGAACTCGGCGGCGGCGATCCCGGCAGCCACCCCGGCCGCCCCGCCGCGGTCAGCGCCCGCATCGTCGCCGATCTCGCGACGATCGGGCCGGACGGACCGACCGGGACATTCCGGGAGGACGGGGGAGTGCTCGGCTGGTGA
- a CDS encoding ABC transporter permease produces MADDLAAQLIPTIAGVVLLAAIATAALWWFRVRARWAPAIAILRAAVQLAAVSLILTGIISSPGWITVALGVMVAVAMAVATGRIGWSVPHAVTIGGSIAAGVAVAGVAVFATGALEFSTRYVLALGAIVIGNAMSIATLTGRRFVGAVGERWGEVEAWLSLGATPRQSTRALARDAVREALVPTVDQTRTTGLVVLPGAFVGAIFAGISPVEAGRFQLIVLASILAAGAITGVLVAVGLGPVRTRPGAGGADGRRAT; encoded by the coding sequence ATGGCCGACGATCTCGCCGCGCAGCTCATCCCCACGATCGCGGGCGTCGTGCTGCTGGCCGCGATCGCGACGGCCGCGCTGTGGTGGTTCCGGGTCCGCGCCAGGTGGGCGCCCGCGATCGCGATCCTGCGTGCCGCGGTGCAACTCGCGGCGGTGAGCCTCATCCTCACCGGCATCATCTCGAGCCCGGGCTGGATCACGGTCGCGCTGGGCGTCATGGTCGCGGTCGCGATGGCGGTCGCGACGGGCCGCATCGGATGGTCCGTGCCGCATGCCGTGACGATCGGCGGCTCGATCGCCGCCGGCGTGGCCGTCGCGGGCGTCGCCGTGTTCGCGACCGGTGCACTGGAGTTCTCGACCCGGTACGTGCTCGCACTCGGGGCGATCGTGATCGGCAACGCGATGTCGATCGCGACCCTCACCGGCCGCCGGTTCGTCGGCGCGGTCGGCGAACGGTGGGGCGAGGTCGAGGCGTGGCTGTCGCTCGGCGCGACGCCGCGCCAGTCGACGCGGGCGCTCGCGCGTGACGCGGTCCGCGAGGCGCTCGTGCCGACCGTCGATCAGACCCGAACGACCGGACTCGTGGTCTTGCCCGGCGCGTTCGTCGGCGCGATCTTCGCCGGCATCTCGCCGGTCGAGGCGGGCCGGTTCCAGCTCATCGTGCTCGCGTCGATCCTCGCCGCCGGCGCGATCACCGGTGTGCTCGTCGCGGTGGGGCTGGGGCCGGTGCGCACGCGGCCGGGGGCCGGTGGGGCGGACGGGCGCCGCGCGACCTGA